One Bombus fervidus isolate BK054 chromosome 7, iyBomFerv1, whole genome shotgun sequence genomic region harbors:
- the LOC139988750 gene encoding cytochrome P450 9e2-like — MVSAFFTLLTGLLLLVCLYLYLSYNHWKRNGIPTAKGYFPIIGHLLPILRKKIHFTQFIKKVYDEHKDYSMVGIYNGTEPSLILRDPDLVKTVLQSNFSSFHENRPKIAADVDVILSKNPFFCTGEEWLNGRKRITYAFSNVRLKVLFAAVNGVCKKFEDFLNRQLEAKSKYEVELKPLFLRFTGEVVANAGLGIEGQCFEDETTPSAFDKLTGNTLTASLTNFTWQYFPSIGRLLKLKLLPERLEEFFRKVVADNLEIRRSEPIYRNDYLQLMIDMEKIGDKVDEETIAAHALSFFLDGTETSSLTLTYIGYDLAVHPDVQEKLRNEVMSKIEKHGGLTYEALKEMTYMNQVISESQRCHTIGGFMFKTCTEDFVLQGSDGLTYRMKPGMSVIIPIAGLQSDPKYWTDPDVFDPERFNEERKQTVKKMTFLPFGEGPRICVGMRLAMLQMKACLASLLSNYKLELSPRTQVPLKISPMHVMMEVDGGLWVYISKL, encoded by the coding sequence ATGGTGTCTGCATTTTTCACGCTCCTTACAGGGCTCCTCCTACTAGTGtgtttgtatttgtatttgaGTTACAACCATtggaaaagaaatggaattccTACCGCTAAAGGGTATTTTCCAATAATCGGCCACTTGTTACCCATACTGaggaaaaaaatacattttacccAATTTATCAAAAAAGTATACGACGAGCACAAAGATTACAGCATGGTCGGAATATACAACGGAACAGAGCCATCGCTAATTCTTCGAGATCCTGATTTAGTAAAAACCGTGCTGCAAAGTAATTTCTCGAGCTTCCACGAAAATAGGCCTAAAATCGCAGCAGATGTGGATGttattttatctaaaaatCCGTTCTTCTGCACTGGAGAAGAATGGCTGAACGGAAGAAAACGTATAACCTACGCGTTTTCTAACGTCAGATTGAAGGTTCTTTTCGCAGCTGTCAACGGGGTGTGTAAGAAATTCGAAGATTTTTTGAACAGACAACTAGAAGCGAAGAGCAAGTACGAAGTCGAGTTGAAACCGTTGTTCTTAAGATTCACTGGTGAAGTTGTAGCGAACGCTGGTTTAGGCATCGAAGGTCAGTGTTTCGAGGATGAAACAACTCCCAGTGCCTTCGACAAGCTTACTGGAAACACGTTAACCGCATCACTAACAAATTTCACGTGGCAATACTTTCCCTCTATTGGTCGTCTGTTGAAGCTCAAATTACTTCCCGAACGATTAGAGGAATTCTTTAGAAAAGTTGTTGCAGATAATTTAGAAATCAGACGGAGCGAGCCGATATACAGGAATGACTACCTTCAATTAATGATCGACATGGAAAAAATAGGGGATAAAGTCGACGAAGAGACTATAGCGGCCCATGcactttccttcttccttGATGGAACCGAGACGTCCAGTCTTACTCTAACTTACATTGGATATGACTTGGCCGTTCATCCAGACGTTCAAGAAAAACTGAGAAACGAAGTGATGTCTAAGATCGAAAAACACGGAGGTTTGACGTACGAGGCATTGAAGGAGATGACGTATATGAACCAAGTGATTAGCGAATCTCAAAGATGTCACACGATTGGCGGTTTCATGTTTAAAACGTGCACAGAAGACTTCGTGCTGCAAGGCTCAGATGGATTGACCTATCGTATGAAACCTGGGATGAGTGTAATCATACCCATTGCGGGACTGCAGTCTGATCCAAAGTATTGGACCGATCCGGATGTTTTCGATCCAGAACGATTTAACGAAGAAAGGAAGCAAACTGTAAAAAAAATGACATTCCTTCCTTTCGGCGAGGGTCCAAGAATTTGCGTTGGAATGAGATTGGCTATGCTGCAGATGAAAGCTTGTTTGGCTAGTTTGCTGAGTAACTACAAATTGGAATTATCACCAAGAACACAAGTCCCATTGAAAATATCGCCGATGCATGTTATGATGGAAGTAGATGGTGGTCTTTGGGTATATATCAGCAAGCTTTAA
- the LOC139989457 gene encoding cytochrome P450 6a2-like, with amino-acid sequence MVSAFFTLLTGLLLLLCLYLYLSYNHWKRNGIPTAKGYVPIFGHLLPILRKKIHFTQFIKKVYDEHKDYSMVGIYNGTVPSLILRDPDLVKTVLQSNFSSFRENRPKIAADVDILLSKNPFFCTGDEWLNGRKRLTYAFSNVRLKVLFTAVNGVCKKFEDFLNRQLETKSKYEVELKQLFLRFTGEVVANAGLGIEGQCFEDETTPSAFDKLAGNTLAASLTTLIWQCFPSIGHMLKLKILPERLEAFFRKVVAENLEIRRSEPIYRNDFLQLMIDMEKIGEKVDEETIAAHALSFFLDGTETSSLTLTYIGYDLAVHPDVQENLRNEVMSKIEKHGGLTYEALKEMTYMNQVISESQRYHTIGGLMFKTCTEDFVLQGSDGLTYRMKPGMSVIIPLAGLQSDPKYWTDPEVFDPERFNEERKQTVKKMTFLPFGEGPRICVGMRLAMLQMKACLASLLSNYKLELSPRTQVPLKISPMHIMTEVDGGVWVYISKL; translated from the coding sequence ATGGTGTCTGCATTTTTCACGCTCCTTACGGGGCTCCTCCTACTATTGtgtttgtatttgtatttgaGTTACAACCATtggaaaagaaatggaattccTACCGCTAAAGGGTATGTTCCAATATTCGGCCACTTGTTACCCATACTGaggaaaaaaatacattttacccAGTTTATCAAAAAAGTATACGACGAGCACAAAGATTACAGCATGGTCGGAATATACAACGGAACAGTACCATCGCTAATTCTTCGAGATCCTGATTTAGTAAAAACCGTACTGCAAAGTAATTTCTCGAGCTTCCGCGAAAATAGGCCTAAAATCGCAGCAGATGTGGATATTCTTTTATCTAAAAATCCGTTCTTCTGCACTGGAGACGAATGGCTGAACGGAAGAAAACGTCTAACCTACGCGTTTTCTAACGTTAGATTGAAGGTTCTTTTTACAGCTGTCAACGGGGTGTGTAAGAAATTCGAAGATTTTTTGAACAGACAACTAGAAACGAAGAGCAAGTACGAAGTCGAGTTGAAACAGCTATTCTTAAGATTCACTGGTGAAGTTGTAGCGAACGCTGGTTTAGGCATCGAAGGTCAGTGTTTCGAGGATGAAACAACTCCCAGTGCCTTCGACAAGCTTGCTGGAAACACGTTAGCCGCATCACTAACAACTTTAATCTGGCAATGCTTTCCCTCTATTGGTCATATGTTGAAGCTCAAAATACTTCCCGAACGATTAGAGGCATTCTTTAGAAAAGTGGTTgcagaaaatttagaaatcagACGTAGCGAGCCGATATACAGGAATGATTTCCTTCAATTAATGATCGACATGGAAAAAATAGGGGAGAAGGTCGACGAAGAGACTATAGCGGCCCATGCACTTTCCTTCTTCCTGGATGGAACCGAGACGTCCAGTCTTACCCTAACTTACATTGGATATGACTTGGCCGTTCATCCAGACGTTCAAGAAAATCTGAGAAACGAAGTGATGTCTAAGATCGAAAAACACGGAGGTTTGACGTACGAGGCATTGAAGGAGATGACGTATATGAATCAAGTGATTAGCGAATCTCAAAGATATCACACGATTGGAGGTTTAATGTTTAAAACGTGCACAGAAGACTTCGTGCTGCAAGGCTCAGATGGATTGACCTATCGTATGAAACCTGGGATGAGTGTAATCATACCCCTTGCGGGATTGCAGTCTGATCCAAAGTATTGGACCGATCCAGAAGTTTTCGATCCAGAACGATTTAACGAAGAAAGGAAGCAAACTGTAAAAAAAATGACATTCCTTCCTTTCGGCGAGGGTCCAAGAATTTGCGTTGGAATGAGATTGGCAATGCTGCAGATGAAAGCTTGTTTGGCTAGTTTGCTGAGTAACTACAAATTGGAATTATCACCAAGAACACAAGTCCCATTGAAAATATCGCCGATGCATATTATGACGGAAGTAGATGGTGGTGTTTGGGTATATATCAGTAAGCTTTAA
- the LOC139989462 gene encoding probable cytochrome P450 28a5, translating to MTSAFFTLLTGFFLVLCFYFYLRYNYWKRNGIPTAKGYVLIFGHLLPALMKRIHFTQFIQKVYDEHKDYSMVGIYNGTMPSLILRDSNLVKTVLQSNFSSFHENRHDTAPDVDILLTKNPFFCTGDEWLNGRKRLTYAFSNVRLKVLFTAVNVVCKKFEDFLNRQLETKSKYEVELKPLFLRFTGEVVANAGLGIEGQCFEDERSPSVFDKLTGNTLTASLTNLIWQCFPAIGRLLKFKLLLERLEEFFRKVVAENVEIRRSESIYRNDYLQLMIDMEKIGDKVDEETIAAHALSFFLDGTETSSLTLNYIGYDLAVHPDVQEKLRNIRYTDEL from the coding sequence ATGACTTCTGCATTTTTCACGCTTCTCACAGGATTCTTCTTGGTATTGtgcttttatttctatttgagATACAACTATtggaaaagaaatggaattccTACCGCTAAAGGGTATGTTCTAATCTTCGGCCACTTGTTACCCGCACTGATGAAAAGAATACACTTTACCCAATTTATCCAAAAAGTATACGACGAGCACAAAGATTACAGCATGGTCGGAATATACAACGGAACAATGCCATCGCTAATTCTTCGAGATTCTAATTTAGTAAAAACTGTGCTGCAAAGTAATTTCTCGAGCTTCCACGAAAATAGGCATGATACCGCACCGGATGTGGATATTCTTTTAACTAAAAATCCGTTCTTCTGCACTGGAGACGAATGGCTGAACGGAAGAAAACGTCTAACCTACGCGTTTTCTAACGTCAGATTGAAGGTTCTTTTCACAGCTGTCAACGTGGTGTGTAAGAAATTCGAAGATTTTTTGAACAGACAACTAGAAACGAAGAGCAAGTACGAAGTCGAGTTGAAACCGTTGTTCTTAAGATTCACTGGTGAAGTTGTAGCGAACGCTGGTTTAGGCATCGAAGGTCAGTGTTTCGAGGATGAAAGAAGTCCCAGTGTCTTCGATAAGCTTACTGGAAACACGTTAACCGCATCACTAACAAATTTAATCTGGCAATGCTTTCCCGCTATTGGTCGTTTGTTGAAGTTCAAATTACTTCTCGAACGATTAGAGGAATTCTTTAGAAAAGTTGTTGCAGAAAATGTAGAAATCAGACGAAGCGAGTCGATATACAGGAATGACTACCTTCAATTAATGATCGACATGGAAAAAATAGGGGATAAAGTCGACGAAGAGACTATAGCGGCCCATgcactttccttctttcttgaTGGAACCGAGACGTCCAGTCTTACTCTAAATTACATTGGATATGACTTGGCCGTTCATCCAGACGTTCAAGAAAAACTGAGAAACATCAGATATACAGATGAATTATGA
- the LOC139989456 gene encoding probable cytochrome P450 28d1 translates to MASAFVALLIGAFLLFCFYLYLVYNHWKRNGIPTAKGCIPIVGHLLPVVIRRMNFAGLIRQIYEDYKDYSMVGVYKGIMPALVVRDPELVKTVLQNNFSSFHENGFHVDPHADPLLYTNPFFCSGDIWSTGRKRITYAFSNARLKILFTTISGVCKKFENFLNRQLERNSKYEIELKSLFLKFTGEIVANAGLGIEGYCFEDEQHPNAFDKLSGETFAESLSSIIRFHFPTVNRFLKIKFLPKHVDKFFRKVVAENLEVRRSESIPRKDFLQLMIDMEKAGEHIPEEIITAHAVSFYLDGIETSSVTMNFVGYDLAAHPDIQEKLRNEVLSTIEKHGGLTYEALKEMTYMSQVISESQRCHAALGFMHKVCTEEFELQGSDGLTYRAKPGTDIFLSVHGLHNDPNYWVDPEVFDPERFNDERKQTIEKMVYLPFGEGPRICVGMRMGMLQVKACFATLLRNYKLELSPKMQLPLKMSPHYFLTHPQGGAWVYISKL, encoded by the coding sequence ATGGCTTCTGCATTTGTCGCGCTCCTTATAGGAGCGTTCTtactattttgtttttatttgtatttggtATACAATCATTGGAAGAGAAATGGAATTCCAACTGCCAAAGGATGTATTCCAATCGTGGGTCACTTGTTACCCGTAGTAATAAGAAGAATGAATTTTGCCGGACTTATTCGTCAAATATACGAAGATTACAAAGATTACAGTATGGTCGGAGTGTACAAAGGAATAATGCCAGCACTAGTTGTACGAGACCCTGAGTTAGTGAAAACCGTGCtgcaaaataatttctccAGCTTCCACGAAAATGGATTTCATGTCGATCCACACGCGGATCCTCTTTTATATACAAATCCGTTCTTCTGTTCCGGAGATATATGGTCAACTGGAAGAAAACGTATAACCTATGCATTTTCTAACGCGAGATTGAAGATCCTGTTTACAACTATTAGCGGAGTGTGtaagaaattcgaaaatttcttgAACAGACAACTAGAAAGGAACAGCAAGTATGAAATCgaattaaaatcattatttttaaaattcactgGTGAAATTGTGGCGAACGCTGGCCTAGGTATCGAGGGTTACTGTTTCGAAGATGAACAACATCCTAATGCATTCGATAAACTTTCTGGAGAAACATTTGCCGAATCGTTATCATCTATAATCAGATTCCACTTTCCTACTGTCAATCGTTTTTTGAAGATCAAATTCCTGCCTAAACACGTGgataaatttttcagaaaGGTCGTCGCAGAAAATTTGGAAGTTAGAAGAAGTGAATCGATACCTAGGAAAGATTTTCTTCAATTAATGATCGACATGGAGAAAGCAGGAGAGCACATCCCCGAAGAGATTATAACAGCCCATGCAGTTTCCTTCTACCTTGATGGTATCGAAACATCCAGTGTTACCATGAATTTCGTTGGATATGATTTGGCTGCTCATCCAGACATTCAAGAAAAGTTGAGAAACGAAGTGTTATCTACGATCGAGAAACACGGCGGTTTGACGTACGAGGCGTTGAAGGAGATGACGTATATGAGTCAAGTAATTAGCGAATCTCAAAGATGTCACGCAGCACTAGGTTTCATGCATAAAGTGTGCACGGAAGAGTTCGAGCTCCAAGGATCCGATGGATTGACCTATCGCGCGAAGCCTGGCACTGACATATTCCTATCCGTTCACGGTCTGCACAATGATCCCAATTATTGGGTCGATCCAGAAGTTTTCGATCCGGAACGATTCAACGATGAGAGAAAGCAAACTATAGAAAAAATGGTATACCTTCCTTTCGGTGAGGGACCAAGAATTTGCGTTGGAATGAGAATGGGTATGCTACAGGTGAAGGCTTGTTTCGCTACTTTGCTGAGGAACTACAAATTGGAATTGTCACCAAAAATGCAACTTCCATTGAAAATGTCACCGCATTATTTCCTAACGCACCCACAAGGTGGTGCTTGGGTATATATTTCTAAGCTTTAA